A window of Rhipicephalus microplus isolate Deutch F79 chromosome X, USDA_Rmic, whole genome shotgun sequence genomic DNA:
CCCTAGAGCAACCATGTTTCAGTGGCCACAAAGTTTATGACGTAACGTTAACATTACCAGTACACAACGTGACTTTCGTCTGTTATTCGTACACAGATGCTATAAATGTTGCAGCGGCATCGTTATTTTACACTGGAGCCGGATAATTCTTACCCTATTATGCCTCCCATAGATTTCACCAACGCCACCGCATTGGAGAAACAGAAAAAGACCACTGACACCAAATTGAAACCTCGAGATGTTTGTGTCGTTTGACTGTCCTGTACACATAGACACATCTGAGCGGTTGTTATAGCGGCGAACCTGCGGCCATAACGTCACATCCAAGCAATCAGTTGCGTCATGATCACGAAGTTTGGGCCCCCCTGCACCTGTTCCACGTTGTCGACGGAGAGCACGGTGCCTCCACAGAAGTTGTGAGTGTTCTCGAGGCACAGCAGTGCCGTCCTGGGGCAGGGTATGTTGCGGTACCTGACGCGCGACTCGAGGTCTTCGATGAGCAGTCGGCCGTCGCTCTGCGTCGGGACGGCCCAGCTGTGCACCGAGGCCCCCTGCGCCGAGGAAATTGCGTGGCTAAACGTCTGTAACAGCGCGCCACATTGCACACTTGAATCGATCTACACTAACGCTTAGACTGTCTTCGCAGACCACTTCTACCACTCCCGTGGTAGAAGTGGTCATAGATATCCGCATAGATGTCCGCATCTATGAGATGCGGACATCTATGCGGGCGCTCCTGCTTTCCATCATTCAGATCTTTTCTTGAACTCACATTCCATTTCCGTGcacctttctatctatctatctatctatctatctatctatctatctatctatctatctatctatctatctatctatctatctatctatctatctatctatctatctatctatctatctatctatctatctatctatctatctatctatctatctatctatctatctatctatctatctatctatctatctgtctgtctgtctgtctgtctgtctgtctgtctgtctgtctgtctgtctgtctgtctgtctgtctgtctgtcttgaggcccgtgtgcttagacgaaagtgcacgtgaaagaacccaaggtggtcaaaatttccagattcCTCCACAGAGACGTCTTTCAacatcgtatggtggtttcgggacgttacagTTCAGTTTAAATGATTGCGAAAAACAAATATAACATGCGCTTCTTGAAAAGGTGACGTACCTGCGCCGTCCCTCCCTGCTCACAGCGGAAGATGTGGGACGCGTCGCTAACCAGGATCTCCTCTCCCCTTCTGTCGCTGTGGGCCATCACTGCATATTACGTAAGAGACACATTGTCATCTTACGCCATCTCACGACTTGACCCGATAGTAACGACGTTAGAGTACTTCTTTCAACAGAAGAGCCGTTCAGGCTTTTCGTTTCGAGTGCGGCGTTCGCGGAAACTCCGCGCGTATGCACCACTGAAAGCTAGTATGTGCCAAGCAGCCCCTATCGTCTAGCCACCGATGCCTGGTGATAGTCAGTCGATGACCAATCAATAGTTAAGCGATACTATGGCTTAAGTATATGGCTTCATCCGCGAAGCACGTGAACAATTTCCGGCATTTGTCTTCGGCGCTTCAAACACTGAGGGCcatccggaacaacctcgtagttgacgtcactggtGCATCGAAGAACCGTGTGGGGTTCGGAGTATCTgtgcaacagcttttcggagagcccgCACCTACGAGTCGGTGTCCAGACCTATGCACTTTGCCGCCCACGTTGTATATGGTGGGTCTGTGTCGGAGGTTGTAATGTTTGGCATGGTCATCTTTTTTTTCGGTGATTCACAACCTGGCAAGTTGCCTGACTTATTCTGTTAGCTGCGTAAACTCTTCGGCATCCGTCTCATCGCTGTTATTTTCGTGAAGGAACACCACGTGTAACGTTGTCGTCACATCACGTCCGTAAAcaaggactcgcttgctggatttcgggccgaccggtcgtgcgctcgcgcgctccgcgcgcttgcgacctccggcgtcagcgtggctctggcagactgggctcgccctacgtcacctcctgccgccgacgaccttccacccccgacgacagtgcagctctgacttactggacttgctctacgccatccatTGACAccaaaggagctctcgcaggtgcgccccgtcctcagactctaGTGACCGTGCTCCCATCTTTCCCATCTCTTCTATCCACTCATTTTGTCGTCGCTCGCTCTGgtttaccacctcacgtctcttcctctcttctccttcttcggctttcctataccccgcgacaacttcctgtggcagcacagccaaggctacggagccgaagcacgcttgtcttactgcgccacagcatgtagtccctcaacgaaaacgtttgtatactgttctgggtaactaagattttaccattcgtcacttacatttttcgcggatttattttttaattagggaataaaaacgttgcgcagtagaaaaaatttcgtttcacgctctctcaggttttttggggtttttttggcttccgtcgcctttttacctcaccgcattcctcactgtcaaagatggcgtccgccggttacagctcgtcaacgtcgcttacggaggaaacaccgccgtgtgccgcgagtccaccagctgcgcagccgtaccaggcgttgtcaaatcaaaagctgtccgtACAGGCCAAGAAAGTGCCGTACAACGTTTACGCGCAAGTAAGGAAAAGCGACCCGCAGCTGTCTGTGAGAGCCGCATGTCGGAAAGTCAGCGAGCTCACTGGTGTTAGCGAGCGCAGTGTCAAAAACGGTACGTGCATGATGAGTTGTGTAATCATCACATGAATAATTGAATGTATCATTCACCCAGCAACCTGGGTCCACGCGTCAGTAAATCACGTcacaatattattaaaaattgctctcgagttcccaaagatgcgactcgcgtttcctgcagcgaaacgcgagcaagcGCGAGCCGACGCGGACTGTGctggtgaaatcgaaaccgaaacacccgttgaagcggtcggactacttggcgcagtagcacatgtgcataggctccgcccacgtagccttggccgtgctgcTACAGAAAATTGTCGCCGGGtatacatctttactcctatcctttttatctctcctcacccccatctctcgtgagctactgtggcggtgtcgctcactgaagcagacaataacggggcttacttttctcttcttttctcttttttaagaATCACGTCTCCGTAAACGAGACTGAAGGAGCTCTTCCGAGAGTTCTCCTGACGATCTGCGCTTTACACGAATGCGACGTATGGCTGGATGTCGTCCAAGTTCTTGAGCTCtgcatctacgtacatgcttatcatgtcagccagggtcttgttgaggcgttcagtgagtccgttggtctggggatgatacgccgttgtctttctgtgagctgtaccgcttagtcggaaaatggtgtccaaaagctcggccatgaacgccgtacctctgtcggtgatgactattgcgggagcaccgtgtcttaaggcgatggcttcgatgaaaaattgcgccgcttcagctgccattgcccgtggcagagcgcctgtctccgcgtatcgggtcaggtaatccgtggcgacgattatccacctgtttccagtggcagactttgggaaggaGCGCAAAAaattcatgccaatttgtgcgaACGGTGTCGCTGGCACTGGAACAGGCTGCAGCAGGTcagctggtttgatggaaggTGGCTTGCAACGCTGgaaatctagacatgcctgcacgtaagttttgacaacttcggcaagtcctggccagtaatagttctgccctatcctcgccaatgttcttgcgtaacccaagtgaccaacGGTAGGTTCGTCGAGGCAGgtttgcagtacctcacggcgaagcgaagtaGCAATGACGAGCGAGTAGATGCTGCCGGTGGGTTAAAAGctcctcttataaagaacgtcatttcgcaagcagtacgacggcagccctctcgcaaataaatTCGGCACGCTATTCGTTTTCCCTTGCAGGTTATTTATGAGTGGTAGCAGTTCAGCATCGTCACGCTActgttgagaaaaggcggcagtgtccacaattcccaGGAAGACCGTGTCATCACCGTCGTTGTCtggggatgccgtctcaacaggagaccgagaaagacaggcGGCATCGGTgcgtcgttttcccgacttgtaggcaacagtgaagtcaaattcttggagccgaagactccatcgtgcaagacggccagacggatctttcaagttgactaaccaacagagagagcgGTGATCGCTGATAACAGTGAATGGTCGGCCGTACAAATAAAGACGAAACATCAGGAtggcccataccattgcaagacattctttctccaTTGTAGTGTAGTTAGCTTCcactcgggacagcgtcctgctgagGTAGGCGATCACCCTTTCGTTGTTGTCCTTTGATTGTATGAGCACTGATCCAAGACACACATTACTACCGTATGTATGAAGCATTGTTggtgcgtcttcatcgaagtgggccagcgcAGGGGGTGTTTTCATGCGCTGACGATGCTCGTGAAacgcctgctgttggtcttcgccccatctgaaggaggtatcttcccgagtaagctgtgtcaatggccatgcgatgcacgaaaaattagcaataaaccgccggtaataggcacagagtcccaaaaaacgtcgcactgtttttttgtctgatggcgtcaGGAACTTtaccacggcggcaattttatccgggtctgGTTGAATCCCTTgactgctcacgacgtgaccgaggaattaaagttcgtggaagccgaagtggcacgtTTCAGGTTTTAGaataagaccggccaagcgtattgcttcaaaaactgcttcgagccttcgtaagtgttcctccaaattcgccgaaaagacaatcacgtcgacgaggtacaccaagcaggtttgccacttaagtcccgacagaaccgcGTCCATGAGGCGCTGGAATGTTGCTAGCgtcgaacacaaaccgaaaggaagtacctgaaattcataaagtccatcgggcgtaacaaaggtGGTCTTCTCACGacctctcatccacttcaatttgccagtagccgcttttcaggtccatggATGAAAAggagcgtgcgtttcgtagtctatccaataaatcatcaatacgtggcagagggtagacgtccgtctttgtgatctgattaagcttccggtagtcgacgcagaaacgcaagctgtcgtccttctttttgacgagaactacaggggatgcccaaggactgttatatggccgaataacaccattttcaagcatcgttttcacctgtttttgaattgcctcacgctcctttggggcgacatgataaggattttgccggatgggtatGGCGTCGGAATTCGTGATGATGCAGTGTTTCGTTAGTGCCGTTTgacaactcttgatgtggatgagaagcagccgtggaacttgttgatcagcgtaagaaggcggtctcgctcaatgcgAGATTACGTTGAACCAACGtcgacaggtgtcggtgtagtgatagtaggcgctgctgcttcctccactaaatgacaatcttctgtttgagAGAGTACGTCGAAAGaagcaatagccgtgcctttaactatgtgttgGCTTTCTGTACTGGAATTTGTCAATAAGAGTTCAACACATCCGTGAATAAAAGTGATGatagccctggcaacagaaatgccgctagtgaatgcgagctccttgatgtgttcagcgatgccagtaccgtttTGTAAGATTTCACAGTGCACGGATAGGAGGGAACAACTttgtggcggcagtatgacgtcgtcatcggcaatacggaagcgaggtggctggtgttacTCATCTGTGGCAGTCTCCGATCTTGTagcgaacgttacgcttctgtcacggatgtcaatcacagccccgtattcgcacAAAAAATCCTTTCCCAATATGATCTGTTTACAGCGCTCGTGAAGAAAGACGAGGGTGGTGACAAAAGTGGAACCAGCGATGAAGAGTCGGGCATCTAACATCGAACATCTAACATCTCTCTAACGTGGTCAAACTAGTaaagagggtcctacatagccgagtaagtatctggatggcagacaattttgTAATAAAACTGAACCAagtcggctttcgtagtgatttctctatTTCATGTGCctatgctgatttagagagccgaatacagctcgttcgaaaaagaaggcaatacgctgctttagtaacgcttgacatagccaaggcgtatggcAGTGTGGAGAGCTTCATTTTGTTAAATACGCTAAAGAGATTGAATTTCAAACAATATTTTATTGAACGGGTGGCAGAATTtgtaaaatcaagagaattctactgcgtcaaggatggatgttcctcatctagatttaaacaaacgcgcggagttccccaaggagcagtctaaTCTCCAGTGTTATTTATGTTTtcatgagcacaattccaacagaccAAGAAGTttctgtctacatttatgctgatgacatcgcattctttgctgctgactgcgatatttactcactacaacttaaattacaaagatagaATAGCATGTTAGAAATTAGGTTGCAGTCG
This region includes:
- the LOC119161848 gene encoding uncharacterized protein LOC119161848; protein product: MAHSDRRGEEILVSDASHIFRCEQGGTAQGASVHSWAVPTQSDGRLLIEDLESRVRYRNIPCPRTALLCLENTHNFCGGTVLSVDNVEQAARFARSHNIPLHMDSARIMNAAPYLGLPPKNLLKGCDSVMICISKV